A stretch of the Clostridium botulinum genome encodes the following:
- a CDS encoding EAL domain-containing protein — protein MKYLLFIILFISSIIYFLTGIYIFKKDRKSSTNKTFFLLCTVTCCWAFGYCMMLITEDIYCANIFRIISSVGWCFIHGTWLEFAIAISCGGKKEISYIKKIMLYIFPLIFFIRNARHSPYYVIVKTNMGFVDICPIDLLFVLLVVYYVFCVLYGIFIVRKWGKNSNKNREKKQAVVLNITIMIAFVLGTLTNIVLPIYKVDVFSWGIFFTYIPIFGMWYSIIIYKMLSITPAYVSDYIFKSVNEPIFFLEQDLIIKNANKAAISMTKYNIIELQQKNFNTLIKESKLNLNKLLRKNYINNLEVNLISKDNKITECILSARIVYDDFKDILGIVIILYDISERKNVEKALRNYNIRLIKKVKQRTLKLEESNKILQKEIIDRKIAEEKIRYMLYNDELTKLPNRLYFRNYINEMLIKYKEKCGYFAIMFLGIDNFKLVNDTLGHNKGDELIKQFSNRIKEVIDDKYLFATGGGDEFLLLINNMDKEEDTETIKKILLNINNVLKEPFIIENEEQFITISVGVAFYPNDGQDEETLLKSADTAMYEAKSCGKNDLKCFSLEVRKTLIEKTIIKNNLYRALEREELEIYYQPQVDILKNKIVGFEALLRWKFNEKQIYPNKFIPIAEDTGLIVPIGYMVIKEACRTVKKWNNMTEDKFTISINISFKQLYEHNFVKKVKCILQEIDLQAEYIEFEIKERVAIKQNKDVFNTIQELKKMGIKISIDDFGTEYSSFMNIKKISIDKIKIDMQFIKNVPHEEKDLTIVSSIIDFSHNLGLKVIAEGVETKEQLDYLKYKKCDEVQGFLYYKPMPSCEIEKIIKETVENK, from the coding sequence ATGAAGTACTTACTTTTTATAATTTTATTTATTAGTTCTATAATATATTTTTTAACAGGAATATATATATTTAAAAAAGATAGAAAATCCAGTACTAATAAAACCTTTTTCTTACTATGTACAGTTACATGTTGTTGGGCATTTGGATATTGTATGATGTTAATTACTGAAGATATATATTGTGCCAATATTTTTAGAATTATATCATCAGTCGGGTGGTGTTTTATTCATGGAACATGGCTTGAATTTGCTATAGCTATAAGTTGCGGAGGGAAAAAAGAAATATCTTATATAAAAAAGATAATGTTATATATATTTCCACTAATATTTTTTATAAGAAATGCAAGGCACTCACCATACTATGTAATTGTAAAAACTAATATGGGATTTGTAGATATATGTCCTATTGATTTGCTATTTGTTCTTCTTGTGGTTTATTATGTGTTCTGTGTATTATATGGAATTTTTATAGTACGTAAGTGGGGTAAAAATTCAAACAAAAATAGAGAAAAAAAACAAGCCGTAGTTTTAAATATTACAATTATGATAGCATTTGTGTTGGGGACATTAACAAATATAGTTTTGCCTATATACAAAGTTGATGTCTTCTCATGGGGAATATTCTTTACATATATACCTATATTTGGAATGTGGTATTCTATTATAATTTATAAAATGCTTTCTATAACACCAGCATATGTTTCAGATTATATATTTAAATCCGTGAATGAACCTATTTTCTTTCTCGAACAAGACTTAATTATAAAGAATGCTAATAAGGCAGCAATAAGTATGACTAAATATAATATTATAGAATTGCAACAAAAAAACTTTAATACTTTAATAAAAGAAAGTAAACTGAATTTAAATAAACTACTTAGAAAAAACTATATAAATAATTTGGAAGTTAATTTAATAAGTAAAGATAATAAGATCACAGAATGTATATTGTCTGCTAGAATTGTATATGATGATTTTAAAGATATTTTAGGTATAGTAATAATATTGTATGATATATCAGAAAGAAAAAATGTAGAAAAAGCATTAAGAAACTATAATATTAGACTAATAAAAAAAGTTAAACAGAGAACTTTAAAGTTAGAAGAGTCAAATAAAATATTGCAAAAAGAAATAATAGATAGAAAAATTGCAGAAGAAAAGATAAGATACATGTTATACAATGATGAATTAACTAAGCTGCCAAATAGATTGTATTTTAGAAACTACATAAATGAAATGTTAATCAAATATAAAGAAAAATGTGGTTATTTTGCTATTATGTTTTTGGGAATTGATAATTTTAAATTAGTAAATGATACATTAGGTCATAATAAAGGTGACGAATTAATAAAACAATTTTCTAATAGAATAAAAGAAGTCATTGATGATAAATATTTGTTTGCTACAGGTGGAGGAGATGAATTTTTATTATTAATAAATAATATGGATAAAGAAGAAGATACAGAGACTATAAAGAAAATATTATTAAACATTAACAATGTATTGAAAGAGCCATTTATAATTGAAAATGAAGAACAATTTATTACTATTAGTGTAGGAGTTGCTTTTTATCCTAATGATGGACAAGATGAAGAAACATTACTTAAGAGTGCAGATACAGCTATGTATGAAGCAAAAAGTTGTGGGAAAAATGATTTAAAATGTTTTTCATTAGAAGTTAGGAAAACATTAATAGAAAAAACTATAATAAAAAATAACTTATATAGAGCTTTAGAAAGAGAAGAATTGGAAATATATTATCAACCTCAAGTTGATATCTTAAAAAATAAAATAGTTGGGTTTGAAGCACTATTAAGATGGAAATTTAATGAAAAACAAATATATCCAAATAAGTTTATTCCAATAGCAGAAGATACAGGCCTTATAGTACCTATAGGATATATGGTAATAAAAGAGGCATGCAGAACAGTGAAAAAATGGAACAATATGACTGAAGATAAATTTACTATATCTATAAATATATCTTTTAAACAACTATATGAACATAATTTTGTAAAAAAAGTAAAATGTATTTTACAAGAAATAGATCTACAGGCAGAATATATAGAGTTTGAAATAAAGGAAAGGGTGGCTATTAAACAAAATAAGGATGTTTTTAATACGATACAAGAATTGAAGAAAATGGGGATTAAAATTTCTATAGATGATTTTGGTACAGAATATTCTTCATTTATGAATATAAAAAAAATATCAATAGATAAGATAAAAATAGATATGCAATTTATAAAGAATGTACCACATGAAGAAAAAGATTTAACTATTGTAAGTTCAATTATTGATTTTTCTCATAATTTAGGATTAAAAGTTATTGCAGAAGGTGTTGAAACAAAGGAACAATTAGATTATTTAAAATATAAAAAGTGTGACGAAGTTCAAGGATTCCTATATTATAAACCTATGCCAAGTTGTGAAATAGAAAAAATTATAAAAGAGACAGTAGAAAATAAATAA